One segment of Shewanella piezotolerans WP3 DNA contains the following:
- a CDS encoding Flp family type IVb pilin, with amino-acid sequence MNIKSLLTEFIEDESGLTAVEYAIAGGLVVGGMIGAFNLLGDNATSKINCLASAVNGASTDCTS; translated from the coding sequence ATGAATATTAAATCATTACTAACTGAGTTTATTGAAGATGAAAGCGGCCTAACTGCGGTGGAGTATGCTATTGCTGGAGGTTTAGTCGTTGGAGGTATGATTGGCGCTTTTAACCTATTAGGTGACAATGCAACAAGTAAGATTAATTGCCTGGCATCAGCAGTTAATGGCGCGAGTACCGATTGTACGAGTTAA
- a CDS encoding helix-turn-helix domain-containing protein — MENYCNDNVVLNQLIRKEKNARMRLKLLAVLHFQDGKSRYQIASYLKVSRTSVNRWISNYLSNGLNGLKEKKHTGRPSALTVEQKHELAKFIESTNKNTSGEKLKGPEIQRFIISRFGIEYEISNIYKILERMGYN; from the coding sequence ATGGAAAACTACTGTAATGATAATGTTGTTTTAAACCAACTGATACGAAAAGAGAAAAATGCTCGGATGAGATTAAAGTTACTTGCAGTACTGCACTTTCAAGATGGAAAATCTAGATATCAAATCGCATCTTACTTAAAAGTAAGCCGCACAAGTGTGAACCGTTGGATAAGTAACTATCTCTCTAATGGACTAAATGGGCTAAAAGAGAAAAAGCATACAGGGCGTCCTTCTGCACTTACTGTTGAACAAAAGCATGAGCTGGCAAAATTTATAGAGTCTACCAATAAAAATACAAGTGGAGAGAAGTTAAAGGGGCCAGAAATTCAAAGGTTTATAATTAGCAGGTTTGGGATTGAGTATGAAATCTCAAACATATACAAAATATTAGAGCGTATGGGCTATAACTAA
- a CDS encoding secondary thiamine-phosphate synthase enzyme YjbQ, producing MWIQKSISLKARHRGFHLITEEIELSLKEMAQIHIGTAHILLQHTSASLSLNENADPSVRVDFESFINRLVPERAAYYTHTYEGDDDMPAHLKSSLLGVSLTLPITNGRFNLGTWQGIYLGEHRDYGGSRNILITLQGE from the coding sequence ATGTGGATACAAAAATCTATCTCTTTAAAAGCTAGACATAGAGGGTTTCACCTAATCACCGAGGAAATAGAACTCAGTTTAAAGGAAATGGCTCAAATTCATATTGGTACAGCTCACATTTTGCTGCAGCATACCTCAGCCTCTCTGTCATTAAACGAGAACGCAGACCCTAGTGTACGGGTTGATTTTGAGTCCTTTATTAATCGTTTGGTACCAGAACGAGCCGCTTACTACACCCATACTTATGAGGGAGATGATGATATGCCGGCACATCTCAAATCAAGTCTACTTGGAGTCAGTTTAACGCTGCCGATAACCAATGGGCGCTTTAACCTTGGAACCTGGCAAGGTATATATTTAGGCGAGCATAGGGATTATGGCGGGTCGCGCAATATTTTGATCACCTTACAGGGTGAATAA
- a CDS encoding A24 family peptidase, with amino-acid sequence MTELQLSIQVVIAGVFFVLAISSDLSKERIPNWLCLLAIFLGFAVNSYFAQLSGLLVSFVGFSLAFILLFPTFILRILGAGDIKLMMGIGAIMGPTLLAWSILYAVIAGALTSILLIAWKTGLSGIKKTAKRYWDCFYLRTYFKPEQGEAAGEKVPYAPALALGWLWACSLNPQISQLYNSISQSYF; translated from the coding sequence ATGACGGAACTCCAACTTTCTATTCAGGTCGTTATTGCCGGAGTGTTCTTTGTTCTCGCAATTAGTTCTGATTTATCTAAAGAGAGAATACCGAACTGGCTCTGTTTGCTTGCTATATTTTTAGGGTTTGCAGTTAATAGTTACTTTGCTCAGCTAAGCGGATTGCTTGTTTCGTTTGTTGGCTTTTCTTTAGCGTTTATTCTTCTTTTTCCCACTTTTATCTTAAGAATTTTAGGTGCTGGCGACATAAAGCTCATGATGGGTATAGGCGCTATCATGGGGCCAACTTTACTCGCATGGAGTATTTTATATGCGGTTATAGCTGGAGCACTAACCAGCATTCTTTTAATTGCTTGGAAAACTGGTTTATCAGGTATTAAGAAAACTGCAAAACGCTACTGGGATTGCTTCTATTTAAGAACCTATTTTAAACCAGAGCAAGGGGAGGCTGCTGGCGAGAAAGTTCCCTATGCCCCCGCACTCGCGTTGGGTTGGTTATGGGCGTGTTCATTAAACCCGCAGATAAGTCAATTGTATAATTCAATTAGCCAAAGTTACTTTTAG
- a CDS encoding sulfatase-like hydrolase/transferase translates to MSEVSNHSFLRIAIRTVAILSLFTIALINYRSSVLPYSAFSVANAMTLIDIEHFKSIGLIKDIVYFFTVVMVIHIFWSLLITVTFYSIRAKGSFELQNELLWLLLVLCHITFVVGLNSYLYPTSISAYFRGYVYSEPAFLIVLGIILFILFSIGLTRIKHTFSISKLVLILSLFITYPFITALKPQITVDKPNIIIVGVDGLRPDHLAYEGAPIRYAPFINSLLSKSEIYNSSYSPQGRTYVAWMSILTGQYPKTNGARFNLAPPELINKRLPLLNALHSNGYHSSYAMDERRFNQIDESYGFKSTAGPKIGAADAFISSFADLPYINILLNHPYSGYAFPYLHNNRAYGKAYQPNLFNKEVIKTLSTDTPNLLAVHFCQLHWPYTSVNFIENQANEWRGNYSHYMYKAMLRKVDSQLAHFFSELARLKYLNNAIVYFISDHGEGFKLNASIDTEQSEGIPALQSWGHGTNVLDQTQSKVLLAKMKFEDGRVIGNANIIEGLFSLIDILPSINKELNLNLAEPLDGIPLPVKTKSKHSDRYLFVESSLPLKAINASFIDEKKVVSEVGSSYVVLPSGKAIMKPEDYITLLSRKQRSVYQGKHQLALLPESDSLVLLDFANKDARVIIEEENDLRVNKLLIRLCQFYKDDFGFDKSNRCAGLKTASHENGKGLNRTVNNAN, encoded by the coding sequence ATGAGCGAAGTCTCTAACCACTCATTCCTCAGAATTGCGATCCGTACAGTAGCAATTTTGTCCCTATTTACCATAGCTCTCATCAATTATCGAAGCAGCGTTCTTCCCTACTCGGCTTTCTCAGTTGCTAATGCCATGACGCTTATAGATATTGAGCATTTTAAAAGTATTGGATTGATAAAAGATATTGTTTATTTTTTTACCGTTGTAATGGTCATTCATATATTTTGGTCCTTATTGATAACAGTTACGTTCTATTCAATACGAGCTAAAGGTAGTTTTGAGTTACAGAATGAACTCCTATGGTTATTGCTCGTTTTATGTCACATAACATTTGTAGTAGGGTTAAACTCATACTTATACCCGACATCTATCAGCGCTTATTTCAGAGGCTATGTATACTCTGAACCAGCATTCCTAATAGTACTTGGTATTATTTTGTTCATATTATTCTCAATTGGCTTAACTCGAATAAAGCATACATTCTCAATTTCAAAATTAGTCTTAATTTTATCTCTATTTATAACGTATCCATTTATAACGGCTCTAAAACCTCAGATTACAGTAGACAAGCCCAATATAATAATTGTAGGCGTTGACGGCCTCAGACCTGATCACCTTGCCTACGAGGGGGCACCAATACGTTACGCCCCCTTTATAAATTCACTGCTGTCGAAATCTGAAATTTATAACAGCAGTTATAGCCCTCAGGGCAGAACTTATGTTGCATGGATGAGTATTCTTACGGGTCAATATCCAAAAACTAATGGAGCAAGGTTCAACTTAGCCCCACCAGAGCTCATCAATAAGCGATTACCACTACTTAATGCCCTTCATAGTAATGGTTACCACTCTTCATATGCTATGGATGAGAGACGCTTTAACCAAATTGATGAATCTTACGGATTCAAAAGCACTGCAGGCCCTAAAATTGGTGCCGCCGACGCATTTATATCAAGTTTCGCAGATTTGCCTTACATTAACATACTATTAAACCACCCCTATTCCGGATACGCTTTTCCTTATCTACATAATAATCGTGCTTATGGGAAGGCTTATCAGCCCAATCTTTTTAATAAAGAAGTTATAAAGACCTTGAGCACAGACACCCCAAATCTATTAGCAGTTCATTTCTGTCAGTTACACTGGCCCTATACTTCGGTTAACTTTATAGAAAACCAAGCCAATGAGTGGAGAGGGAATTATAGCCATTATATGTATAAAGCTATGCTCAGAAAAGTAGACAGCCAACTTGCACACTTTTTTTCAGAGTTAGCACGTTTAAAATATTTGAATAACGCTATTGTTTATTTCATTTCAGACCATGGCGAGGGCTTTAAATTAAACGCAAGCATTGATACTGAGCAATCAGAAGGTATCCCCGCATTACAATCGTGGGGGCATGGAACCAATGTATTAGATCAAACTCAATCAAAGGTACTGCTTGCAAAAATGAAATTTGAAGATGGCAGAGTTATTGGGAATGCAAATATAATTGAAGGACTTTTTTCACTTATAGACATATTACCCTCAATTAATAAAGAGCTAAATCTTAATCTTGCAGAGCCACTAGATGGAATTCCTCTACCTGTAAAAACAAAGAGTAAGCACTCTGACAGATACCTATTTGTTGAATCTTCATTGCCCTTAAAGGCTATAAATGCGAGTTTTATCGATGAAAAGAAAGTTGTGTCAGAAGTTGGCTCTAGTTATGTAGTGCTACCGTCGGGAAAGGCTATCATGAAACCAGAAGACTACATAACATTGCTCTCCCGAAAACAACGTTCGGTATATCAAGGAAAACATCAACTTGCATTGCTGCCAGAGTCAGACAGTTTAGTGTTACTCGATTTTGCTAACAAAGATGCTAGGGTCATAATAGAAGAAGAAAATGATTTAAGAGTCAACAAACTACTGATTAGACTATGTCAGTTTTACAAAGACGATTTTGGTTTTGATAAATCAAATCGCTGTGCGGGCTTAAAGACTGCCAGCCATGAAAATGGCAAGGGGCTCAATCGAACAGTTAATAATGCCAATTAG
- a CDS encoding RsmB/NOP family class I SAM-dependent RNA methyltransferase, which translates to MLNSSLSPSSTELVISILDLVLKEGKPLDRAYSQHFSGLQLEPSEQGRITLVTGAILRRLNLYCFLSDVKPEEMARMGSRLLNVWHLFHQLPLPKMKYALQVDEQELATRIETAKQKPVLWDGCPDWLDEMGQAQMGDRWPAERAALNKPAKRFLRVNTLKCTRDELAKKLRNERVQTVEVEGVETALEVVSDSALFRTECFKKGWFEQQDAGSQLIAKALDAKPGMRVVDACAGAGGKTLSISAQMEGKGRLLAMDVEQWKLDNLKQRARRAAAHNVETRIIASSKTIKRLKLSADRVLLDVPCSGLGVLKRNPDAKWRDTPERLPVLVELQKHILQSYSRMVKVGGILIYATCSIMPEENRHQVDAFLAENKHFRFIEDENISPAETGFDGFYYAKLERIAEA; encoded by the coding sequence ATGTTGAATTCGTCTTTATCCCCTAGCTCTACAGAACTTGTGATTAGTATTCTTGACCTTGTATTAAAAGAGGGAAAGCCACTGGATCGCGCTTATTCGCAGCACTTTTCGGGGCTGCAACTAGAACCTTCTGAGCAAGGGCGGATCACACTCGTCACTGGTGCTATCTTAAGACGTTTAAACCTTTACTGCTTTTTGTCTGACGTAAAGCCAGAAGAGATGGCGAGAATGGGATCGCGTTTGTTAAACGTATGGCATCTATTTCACCAGTTACCGCTGCCGAAAATGAAATATGCTCTGCAAGTCGATGAGCAAGAACTGGCAACACGTATTGAAACCGCAAAGCAGAAACCCGTATTGTGGGATGGTTGTCCTGATTGGCTAGATGAGATGGGACAGGCGCAAATGGGTGATCGCTGGCCAGCAGAGCGAGCAGCGCTTAACAAACCAGCTAAACGCTTTTTACGTGTTAACACTCTTAAGTGTACTCGCGATGAATTAGCGAAAAAATTGCGTAATGAGCGGGTGCAAACTGTAGAAGTTGAAGGAGTAGAGACTGCTTTAGAAGTGGTATCAGATTCAGCACTGTTTAGAACCGAATGTTTTAAGAAAGGTTGGTTTGAACAGCAAGATGCTGGCTCCCAACTTATTGCTAAAGCCCTTGATGCAAAACCGGGTATGCGAGTTGTTGATGCTTGTGCTGGAGCAGGCGGTAAAACACTGTCTATCTCTGCGCAAATGGAGGGCAAAGGTCGTTTGCTCGCGATGGACGTAGAACAATGGAAACTAGATAACCTTAAGCAGCGAGCTCGACGAGCGGCTGCTCATAATGTAGAGACACGCATTATTGCCAGTAGCAAAACGATTAAGCGTCTTAAATTGTCTGCTGACCGAGTGCTGCTTGATGTGCCATGTTCAGGGCTTGGGGTACTAAAACGCAACCCTGATGCTAAATGGCGTGATACTCCTGAGCGATTACCCGTTCTGGTTGAGCTGCAAAAGCACATTTTGCAAAGTTATAGCAGAATGGTCAAAGTCGGCGGAATTTTGATTTATGCTACTTGCTCTATTATGCCTGAGGAGAATCGCCATCAAGTCGATGCATTTCTAGCTGAGAATAAGCATTTTCGATTTATAGAAGATGAGAACATTAGTCCAGCTGAAACGGGGTTTGATGGTTTTTACTACGCTAAACTAGAGCGTATCGCTGAAGCATAA
- a CDS encoding sugar MFS transporter, whose product MASSFSSSTAAVTSGDNGSYRFALVSLTSLFFMWGFITCLNDILIPHLKAVFSLSYTEAMLIQFCFFGAYFLVSVPAGKLVKTMGYQRGIITGLVIASIGCALFYPAAALAVYPLFLGALFVLASGITILQVAANPYVNALGSVETASSRLNLTQAFNALGTTVAPYFGAILILSVAVEAQSGLSQMQAEAEVVKLPYLLLSAMLATLAIIFSKLKLPVIKAHTEAVEGIADKNGKTSAGQYKHLVLGAVGIFVYVGAEVSIGSFLVNFLGEKHIVGMQEADAAKYIAYYWGGAMVGRFIGSAVMQKIPAGTVLAFNAFMAASLVVIAMNTTGEVAMWSILAVGLFNSIMFPTIFSLALRDLGPHTSQGSGFLCLAIVGGAIVPLLQGVMADSMGIQPAFILPVICYGFILYYGAKGSKL is encoded by the coding sequence ATGGCTTCATCTTTTAGTTCTAGTACTGCGGCAGTAACATCTGGCGATAACGGCAGTTATCGCTTTGCATTGGTTTCACTCACTTCACTGTTTTTCATGTGGGGCTTTATAACCTGCTTAAATGATATTTTGATCCCGCACCTAAAAGCGGTTTTTTCGCTTAGCTATACTGAAGCAATGCTAATCCAGTTTTGCTTCTTTGGTGCCTATTTTTTAGTGTCAGTGCCAGCAGGTAAGTTAGTTAAGACCATGGGCTATCAGCGTGGGATTATCACTGGGCTAGTTATTGCAAGTATAGGATGTGCCTTGTTTTATCCTGCAGCAGCCTTAGCAGTTTACCCACTATTTTTAGGCGCACTATTTGTGCTTGCATCGGGGATCACTATTTTACAGGTTGCAGCTAACCCTTATGTAAATGCATTAGGTAGTGTCGAAACGGCTTCCAGTCGTTTAAACCTGACTCAAGCGTTTAATGCACTTGGTACTACAGTCGCCCCATATTTTGGTGCAATATTAATATTATCTGTAGCGGTAGAAGCGCAATCAGGGCTTTCACAAATGCAAGCGGAAGCAGAAGTGGTCAAATTGCCTTATCTGCTACTGTCAGCAATGTTAGCAACTTTAGCGATTATATTCTCAAAGCTAAAACTGCCAGTCATAAAAGCTCATACAGAAGCTGTTGAAGGAATAGCAGACAAAAACGGTAAAACTAGCGCTGGTCAGTACAAGCATTTAGTACTCGGCGCGGTGGGGATATTTGTTTATGTAGGTGCTGAAGTATCAATAGGTAGTTTCCTAGTCAACTTTTTAGGTGAAAAGCATATTGTCGGTATGCAGGAAGCTGACGCTGCAAAATATATTGCTTACTACTGGGGGGGAGCGATGGTTGGTCGCTTTATTGGTTCGGCGGTGATGCAAAAAATCCCCGCTGGAACAGTGTTGGCCTTTAATGCATTTATGGCGGCAAGCCTTGTTGTTATCGCGATGAATACCACTGGTGAAGTTGCAATGTGGTCAATACTTGCGGTTGGACTGTTCAACTCAATTATGTTCCCGACTATCTTTAGTCTAGCGCTACGTGACTTAGGCCCGCATACTTCTCAAGGTAGTGGCTTTCTATGCTTAGCGATTGTCGGTGGTGCGATTGTACCTTTGCTACAAGGTGTTATGGCCGACAGTATGGGGATCCAACCAGCGTTTATCCTCCCGGTTATCTGCTATGGCTTTATTCTATACTACGGAGCTAAAGGTTCTAAACTATAG
- a CDS encoding O-antigen ligase family protein, whose amino-acid sequence MTLRKYLFVCLLFITNLGMLVWLGGRGSLVAFTTTVLLYLAYLTLLGQLQLQRLCLLLALVITSFYLAYICSVFYWNGPYSFLRSMLTDSQETPFSINKLTSNRIAIWTQAIEAIAENPWFGFGAEGYRFHPLHIFGLQPHNVFLQLLVSYGTLGTSIFIYFYVKAVSIAIKQVLQQANQFMLDSRTALIVIVSLSIHGLVDGTFYHSQPLFLLILSFATVLTVNIRNAKLNNSSQ is encoded by the coding sequence ATGACTCTTAGGAAGTACCTTTTCGTTTGTCTTCTTTTTATCACGAATCTAGGCATGTTAGTTTGGCTTGGAGGGCGTGGGTCATTAGTCGCTTTTACTACTACAGTACTATTATACCTCGCTTACTTAACGCTTTTAGGACAGTTACAACTTCAGCGGTTATGCTTATTGCTAGCTCTAGTGATAACTTCATTTTACCTTGCATATATCTGTTCTGTTTTTTATTGGAATGGCCCATATAGTTTTTTGCGTTCAATGTTAACAGATTCGCAGGAAACACCTTTTAGCATCAATAAACTCACTTCAAATCGTATTGCCATTTGGACTCAAGCTATTGAAGCAATTGCAGAAAATCCCTGGTTCGGTTTTGGTGCTGAAGGATATCGTTTTCATCCACTGCATATATTTGGACTCCAGCCGCATAATGTATTCCTACAATTATTAGTTAGCTATGGCACATTGGGTACGAGCATCTTCATATACTTTTATGTTAAGGCAGTATCAATAGCAATAAAGCAAGTATTACAGCAGGCTAATCAATTCATGCTTGATAGCCGCACAGCCTTGATAGTCATTGTAAGCCTGTCGATACATGGACTAGTCGACGGTACGTTTTACCATTCCCAGCCACTATTTTTATTAATCCTTTCATTTGCGACAGTTTTAACTGTAAATATTAGAAACGCCAAATTAAACAACAGCTCTCAATAG
- a CDS encoding AAA family ATPase has product MKHLLNGGVLTKEQMVKRLGVTGGIIQDLLDSAKTLAWVENRQTTTDGQMRYALSLGGEIHAKQALSRNGYLGLAPVPLGQYSLVCKKQSSRANPITFEMLQKGLSALVLPKDLLFKIGPAMNSSRPVLIYGPPGTGKSYLCRHLNLTIGDDVLIPYALAIGNEVIQVYDPELHHRVDSEAFPASLDLGKGHDPRWIRCKRPLRITGGELTAEMLEVQFDSHSRTYMAPLQLKANNGILLLDDLGRQKISAKQLFNRWIIPMEERRDFLSLQSGEHFEIPFELILLFSTNLDPKELVDEAFLRRLGYKIHFDALDEQLYRKIWFQVCADLNLSCTEEVFLHLLIDYHKRYEKPLIPCYPRDLLGIMSDQISFMEFESVVTPSLIDSAWSIYFV; this is encoded by the coding sequence ATGAAGCACCTTTTAAATGGCGGAGTACTTACAAAAGAGCAAATGGTGAAGCGATTGGGAGTGACCGGCGGTATTATTCAGGATTTGTTAGATTCAGCTAAAACCCTCGCTTGGGTCGAAAATAGGCAGACTACCACTGATGGTCAAATGCGTTATGCGCTTAGTCTTGGTGGTGAGATCCACGCAAAACAAGCGTTATCACGCAATGGTTACCTTGGGCTTGCTCCAGTACCTTTAGGGCAATATAGCCTAGTCTGTAAGAAACAGTCTAGCCGAGCCAACCCAATTACATTTGAAATGCTCCAAAAGGGGTTATCCGCATTGGTGCTACCAAAAGACCTATTGTTTAAAATTGGTCCTGCGATGAATTCAAGTCGTCCTGTCTTAATTTATGGCCCTCCTGGAACGGGTAAAAGTTACTTGTGTCGTCATTTAAATCTAACAATCGGTGATGATGTTCTCATTCCCTATGCACTAGCTATCGGTAATGAAGTCATCCAAGTTTACGACCCTGAATTACACCACCGTGTCGATAGTGAAGCTTTTCCTGCAAGTTTAGATTTAGGTAAGGGGCATGATCCTCGCTGGATCAGGTGTAAGCGGCCTCTACGGATCACAGGTGGTGAGCTGACTGCCGAAATGTTAGAAGTTCAATTTGATAGTCATAGTCGAACCTATATGGCGCCTTTGCAGCTTAAAGCTAATAATGGAATATTGCTGTTAGATGATTTAGGCCGACAAAAAATCAGCGCTAAACAACTATTTAACCGCTGGATCATTCCAATGGAAGAGCGCAGAGACTTTTTGAGTTTACAGTCTGGTGAACATTTTGAGATCCCTTTCGAACTAATTCTTCTTTTTTCGACTAACCTTGATCCCAAGGAGTTGGTTGATGAAGCCTTTTTAAGGCGCTTAGGCTATAAAATTCATTTTGATGCATTAGACGAACAGCTGTATCGCAAAATATGGTTTCAAGTCTGTGCAGATTTAAACCTAAGTTGTACAGAGGAAGTTTTTCTACACTTGTTGATCGACTATCACAAGAGATATGAAAAGCCCCTAATACCTTGTTATCCGAGAGATTTGTTAGGGATTATGTCTGACCAAATAAGTTTTATGGAGTTTGAATCTGTAGTGACTCCTTCGCTAATTGACTCTGCATGGTCTATCTATTTTGTTTAA
- the cpaB gene encoding Flp pilus assembly protein CpaB, translating to MNNKTLLFVVLSLVFGVTAVYLAQNWLKSNTKDEVISTTGTVITMATEVPLGAILQRKHLSLTTLPESLIPKGAVLDLAEAEGKVVKQKLYAGEVLRAERLTAKGEGSTLASLITPTMRAVTIRVNDVVGVAGFLLPGNRVDIINIFKSSGLKTDIVLSNVKILAIDQRASNDENKPVLVRAVTLELSLDQAEILMIAKSRGSLQLALRNPNDKAVIELAELEEDEDSKNREVAPQLVQTVVKSEGNGSDKVFMLKGMKELEIKVDN from the coding sequence ATGAATAATAAAACTCTTTTATTTGTCGTTTTATCATTAGTGTTTGGTGTTACTGCGGTTTACCTCGCTCAGAATTGGCTTAAGTCTAACACCAAGGATGAGGTTATAAGCACAACCGGGACAGTCATTACCATGGCGACAGAAGTTCCTTTGGGGGCAATTTTACAACGTAAGCATCTTTCTCTTACGACTCTGCCTGAATCGCTGATCCCTAAAGGTGCTGTTTTAGACTTGGCTGAAGCGGAAGGAAAAGTTGTGAAACAAAAACTTTATGCCGGGGAGGTGTTACGTGCCGAGCGACTTACCGCAAAAGGAGAGGGCAGTACTTTAGCGAGCTTAATTACCCCGACAATGCGTGCCGTGACTATTCGGGTGAATGACGTGGTTGGCGTCGCGGGCTTTTTATTACCAGGTAACCGGGTTGATATCATCAATATATTTAAAAGTAGCGGCCTAAAGACAGATATTGTGCTCTCAAATGTAAAAATATTGGCAATCGATCAGCGCGCTTCCAACGATGAAAATAAACCTGTTTTAGTTAGGGCTGTGACTCTAGAGCTGAGTCTAGATCAGGCTGAAATTCTAATGATTGCCAAAAGTAGAGGTTCTTTGCAATTAGCATTGCGTAACCCTAATGATAAGGCGGTTATTGAGCTTGCAGAATTAGAAGAGGATGAGGATTCAAAGAACAGGGAAGTCGCCCCACAGTTAGTCCAAACGGTAGTTAAATCAGAAGGTAATGGCTCTGACAAGGTCTTTATGCTTAAAGGAATGAAAGAGCTAGAGATTAAGGTTGATAATTAG
- a CDS encoding L,D-transpeptidase family protein, giving the protein MKLFVVRGKILTSRLEVLDLKLFFCILVLGISYSPVCISSGVSGVELANNRVYNLAEDLGLNRVTSDAEESSLKIKVIESIFSIETGTESLRKLYLFDNKRFDELLTFAESNKQIKALRDKIRQYEQLSNYQWPQLEASVFSLGQRATDIAKLRWVLVKLDDLEFKDISAYREAIFDPSITRSLKRFQKRHGLIQSGELNKETITLLNTEPAFIVSKLQLSLKDKLSKVNYQNSSYIEVNIPEFKLRIKGDESSTLEFPVIVGSIKNKTPLLHTYVSKITINPTWTPPRSIVYNELLAELKKSPKSLENQKFVLVKKGNTNEVKSLKGMDASRLKQELKVYQLVQSPGFRNALGKYRFTIPNSELIFMHDTPDKQAFKKRNRAISHGCIRLSQPELLAKYLIDRENSIESIRFLSARKGVNTVDIKLRNPIPIIITNHNVWVDKDNVLQVRPSVYNREVTE; this is encoded by the coding sequence ATGAAGCTGTTTGTGGTTAGAGGAAAGATTCTAACCAGTCGCCTTGAGGTGCTAGATTTGAAGCTATTCTTCTGTATATTGGTTTTAGGTATATCTTACTCTCCTGTTTGTATTTCCTCTGGAGTTTCTGGCGTTGAGTTAGCGAATAATCGGGTATACAACTTGGCTGAAGATCTTGGCCTGAACCGTGTTACAAGCGATGCAGAGGAGTCATCGCTTAAAATAAAAGTGATTGAGAGCATATTTAGCATAGAGACAGGCACAGAGTCACTTAGAAAATTGTATTTGTTTGATAATAAAAGGTTCGACGAGTTACTAACATTTGCCGAGTCAAATAAGCAAATAAAAGCCTTAAGAGATAAAATTAGGCAGTACGAACAACTTTCTAACTACCAGTGGCCACAGTTAGAAGCTAGCGTATTCAGTTTAGGTCAGAGAGCGACTGATATAGCCAAGCTTAGATGGGTGCTTGTTAAACTCGATGACTTAGAATTTAAAGATATTTCAGCTTATCGAGAGGCAATTTTTGATCCTAGCATTACTCGTTCACTAAAACGCTTCCAAAAAAGGCATGGATTAATACAAAGTGGTGAGTTGAATAAAGAAACGATAACGTTATTAAACACGGAACCTGCTTTTATCGTGTCGAAGTTGCAGTTATCACTTAAAGATAAGCTTTCTAAGGTTAATTACCAAAATAGCTCGTATATCGAAGTTAACATCCCCGAGTTTAAGTTACGTATTAAAGGTGATGAGTCATCAACACTTGAGTTCCCTGTGATCGTTGGAAGTATAAAAAATAAAACGCCATTACTGCATACATACGTTAGTAAAATAACCATTAATCCCACCTGGACGCCTCCAAGGTCGATTGTTTACAACGAACTCCTTGCTGAATTAAAAAAAAGTCCTAAATCACTAGAGAATCAAAAGTTTGTATTGGTTAAAAAGGGTAACACCAATGAAGTTAAAAGTTTAAAAGGGATGGACGCAAGTCGATTGAAACAAGAACTTAAAGTTTACCAACTTGTTCAATCGCCAGGTTTTAGAAATGCTCTTGGTAAATATCGCTTTACTATTCCAAATTCTGAACTCATTTTCATGCATGATACACCAGATAAGCAAGCATTCAAAAAACGAAATAGAGCGATAAGTCATGGTTGTATACGCTTGTCTCAACCTGAATTGTTAGCTAAATATTTAATTGATAGAGAGAATTCGATAGAAAGCATTAGGTTTTTATCGGCAAGGAAGGGCGTTAATACGGTGGATATTAAATTGAGAAATCCGATTCCTATAATCATAACTAACCACAATGTTTGGGTTGATAAGGATAATGTACTGCAGGTCAGGCCTAGTGTTTATAATAGAGAGGTTACAGAATAA